The genomic stretch GATCGGCGTGGTCGAGTCGGTCAAGGCCGCTTCCGATATCTACGCGCCAATTTCCGGTGAAATCATCGCTTCCAACTTGGATGCGATCGATGAACCCGAGTCGGTCAATGAAGACGCCTACGATGCCTGGCTGTTCAAGATTAAGTTGGCCCCCGGTGCCGACACCACCGATCTGCTCGACGCGCTGGCGTACAGCAAGTTGATTAACGGCTAAGCATTTTCGAGCTGAGCAGCGCACGCGACCACGGGACGCGCGCCATCATAATCCGCAGAAATGTTATGAAGCTCGACCACCCGGATCATCTGATGAACCGCACGCCTCTCTCGCTCGCTGCGCTTGAAACGCAGGAAGCATTCGTCGAACGTCATATCGGCCCCGACGCTATTAACCAGCAGGCCATGCTCGACACGCTCGGCTTCGCCTCGCGTACGGCGCTGATCGACGCGGTGATCCCCGCCACAATTCGCCGCGATGAGCTGCTGCCACTGGGGCCGTTTACGTTGCCCAGAAGCCAGGCTGGAGCACTCGACGCGCTGCGCGAGCTGGCGAACCAGAACCAGGTGTTCCGGTCCTTCATCGGCCAGGGTTACTACAACGCGTATACGCCGACTGTGATCCTGCGTAACGTGCTCGAAAACCCGGCCTGGTACACGGCCTACACGCCCTACCAGCCGGAAATTTCGCAGGGTCGCCTGGAGGCGCTGCTGAACTTCCAGCAGATGGTCATCGACCTGACCGGCCTGGCGATCGCCAATGCCTCGCTGCTGGACGAGGCCACCGCCGCCGCCGAGGCAATGACCCTGCTGCAACGCAACGGTAAACCCAAGTCGAATCGCTTCTTCGTGGCGGACGACGTGTTGCCGCAGACGCTAGAAGTGATCCGCACCCGCGCGGGGCCGAGTGGCATCGAGGTGGTGACGGGCCCGGTAGAACAGGCGGTCGATGCCGACGCGTTCGGTGTGTTGTTGCAGTATCCAGGCGTGAACGGCGACGTGCGCGACTACCGAGCGCTGACTGAGGCTGTACACCCGGCTGGCGGCCACGTGGTGGTGGCGGCCGACCTGCTGGCCCTGACTGTGCTCGCGCCGCCCGGAGAATGGGGCGCGGACGTAGCGGTCGGCAATACCCAGCGCTTTGGCGTGCCGATCGGCTTCGGCGGCCCGCACGCAGCCTATCTGGCTGTGCGCGATGAATTCAAGCGCCAGATGCCGGGTCGCCTGGTGGGCGTGACAGTCGACGCGCAGGGCAAGCCGGCCATGCGCCTGGCCCTGCAGGCGCGCGAGCAGCACATCCGCCGCGAGAAGGCCACTTCAAACGTCTGTACTGCGCAGGCGCTGCTGGCGATTATGGCCAGCTCCTACGCCGTCTACCACGGCCCGCGCGGCCTCAAGACCATCGCGCTGCGCGTGAACCGGATCGCCGCCCTGCTGGCGGCGGGCGTCGCTCAGCTCGGCTACACGCTGGTCAACGACAGTTTTTTCGATACGCTGACGATCGAGGCTGGCCAGCACGCCAGCGCGCTGCATGAAGCCGCACGCGCGAAGCGTATCAACCTGCGCCACGCCGGTGCCAGACAGGTAGGCATCTCGATCGATGAGACCACCACCCGCGCCGACTTGGTCGACTTGCTGGCCGTGTTTGCTTCGGTGGCGGGCATTTCCGCGCCGTCGGTGGACGCGCTGGAAGCCGTACTACCGGGTGCGCCGGTGCTGCCAGCCCAGCTCGAACGCAAGAGCGCCTACCTGACCCACCCGGTATTCAACCGCCATCATTCTGAAACGGAGATGCTGCGCTACTTGCGCAGTCTGTCGGACAAAGACCTGGCGTTGGACCGCTCGATGATCCCGCTCGGTTCCTGTACCATGAAACTGAACGCGACCTCTGAGATGCTGCCGGTTACCTGGCCCGAATTTGGCCAGATTCATCCGTTCGCGCCGGAGGAGCAGACCGTCGGCTATCGCACCATGATCAGCCAGCTCGAGCAAATGCTGGTGGCGGCTACCGGCTACGCCGCCGTTTCGCTGCAGCCGAACGCTGGCTCGCAGGGCGAGTATGCGGGCCTGTTGATCATCCACGCCTATCACGCCTCGCGCGGCGAGGGCTATCGCGACGTCTGCTTGATCCCGGCCTCGGCGCACGGCACCAACCCAGCTTCTGCCCATATGGCTGGCATGAAGGTGGTGGTGGTGGCCTGCGACGAGCAGGGCAACGTCGACCTCGCCGACCTCATGGCCAAAGCTGAGCAGCATGCGGCGAACCTGGCTGCGATCATGATTACCTACCCGTCGACGCACGGCGTGTTCGAGCAGAATGTGCGCGAGATCTGCGAGGTCGTCCATGCGCATGGGGGCCAGGTCTACGTGGACGGCGCAAACATGAACGCTATGGTCGGCCTGATCGCACCCGGCCAATTCGGCGGCGACGTGTCCCACATGAATTTGCACAAGACCTTCTGCATCCCGCACGGCGGCGGCGGCCCCGGCGTCGGCCCGGTCGCGGTCGGCGCACATCTCGCCAAGTTCTTGCCGAACCAGCGCTCGACCGGCTATACGCGTGGCACCAACGGCATTGGCGCGGTGTCGGCAGCACCTTACGGGTCGGCCTCAATCCTGCCGATCTCGTGGATGTACATCGCAATGATGGGCGCAAACAACCTAACGGTCGCCACCGAAGTAGCGATCCTCAACGCTAACTACATCGCTAAACGTCTCGCGCCGCTCTACCCGGTGCTGTATTCGGGCCCGGATGGGCTGGTCGCGCACGAGTGCATCCTGGACCTACGCCCGATCAAAGACAGCAGCGGCATCACCGTCGACGACGTGGCCAAGCGCCTGATGGACTATGGCTTCCACGCGCCGACCATGAGCTTTCCGGTGCCGGGCACGCTAATGGTCGAGCCGACCGAATCGGAATCCCAGGCAGAGCTGGACCGCTTCATCAACGCGATGGAGGCGATCCGCGAAGAGATCCGTGCCATCGAAGAAGGCCGCGCCGATCGCGAGGACAATCCGCTGCGCCATGCGCCACACACGGCGGCGGTGGTCACCGCCAACGAGTGGACTCATGCCTACACGCGCGAGCAGGCTGCGTTCCCGGTAGCCTCGCTCACGGTCGGCAACAAGTACTGGCCGCCGGTCGGGCGGGCGGATAACGTCTACGGCGATCGCAACCTGTTCTGCGCGTGCGTGCCGGTGTCCGAAGACTACGCCTGACTAATCGTCCCGCTTGTGTGCTTTTTGGGGGGCATTTCCAAGCGCAATGCAGCCCCTAGTGGGGCTATGACGCCCTCGCTTGGTGTCGTAGGCACCGTCGTCGCCGATGACATCGATTTGTTCGTCGCGTGGAATCTGGTCGAGCAACTTGGCCAGAGCGTCACCGTCAGCCATACTTTGATGCGTCATTAGCGCGGCATGCACTTGACCCATATTCGCGTTGAGCGCGAGATGGACTTTACGCCACCTGCGCCGCTTCGAGTAGCCATGCTGGCGCACACCTTTCATTCACCTTCGCCGGCGTTGTTGCATAAATCGAGCGCGAGGACGCAATGGCATCGCGCTCGATTTATGCAACAACGCCCCTTGGGACGCTCACTTTTGTATTTGACTGTCGGGGTTTGGCCCCCCGCCCCTTGAGGCAAAGGGCTTTATTTTTCGTTCAGCAAGGAGGGTGTCGATGCCATAGGCGCGTGCCAAGCTAGCGAGCTTGTCCGGCAGGTTGAAGACGTCGTTGAGCCGAGCGCCGCGCGCATGGGCGGCGCGTTGCCAGGCGAGCAACACCGCCAGAGCGACCGAGTCGAACTGCGCGAGCGCCGCGCAGTCGACGGCGTTCGCGCCGGCGGCGATCCGGTCGAGGCCCGCGTCGAGCGCGACCTTTGCGCTCGCGTGGGTCAGGGTAGTGCCGGTCGAAAATTGGCTCACGATGCCTTGCCGCCGGCTAACTGCTGGTTGCGCTCGGTCAAGAAATTGATCAGGCCATCCACGCCGCTTTGCTGAATCTTCTCATTGAACTGCTGCTGGTAGGTCTGGATTAGCCAGGTGCCGAGCACGTTCAAGTCATAGACGCGCCAGCCTTGCGGTGACTTGTACAGACGGTAGTCGATCTGGTTCGGCTGGCCGTTGGTCTGCGCCAGTGTGCGGACTACTACGTCGGTCTCGCCCGGATCGGCACGGAACGGCGGGTACTGGATCTGCTGGTCTGGCTTAAGCTGGGCTAGCGCACCGGCGTAGGTGCGAATCAGCAGTATCTTAAACTGCTTAATCACTTCTTGCTGTTGGTCGGGTGTAGCGGTGCGCCAGTTGCGGCCCATCACGATCTGGGTAGTGCGGCGGAAATCGACGTACGGCAGGATGTCGCGATTGACGATATCGGTCAGGCGACCGATATCCTTTGGCTTGAGTGCCTGCGTGCGTACTTCATTGAGTACCTGCGCGGTGGCGATCTTGATCAGCATCTGCGGGTTCGACTGATCGACCTGGGCTTGGGCGGCGCTGCCGAACAAGAAGAAAGCAGCGGCGACGGGGATTAGAAACAGTTTTTTCATGGCTATGTTTTGCAGAGTGAGTCGGTGCATCATTTTAACCTGCGACGGGGTGCAAGTTGCATCCGCTGCCGTCACAAATGTTTCCGGCTGTAAAGAAAAGGAGACGGATGAGTACAGCCGCTGGCTTCGCCAGTATAGGCCGTTCGGCGAAGGCAGTATGACGCTCTGAGCCAGCACGTGGGTAGCACGTTCCCGGGATCCGGAGCGGGCGAAGACGAGGGGCGGCATCCCCGCCCCAAGCCGGGTCGGCAGCGGCAGGGCCGCGCCCGGCACCCGAGACCGCTGTACCCGCTGCCGCGGCGCCACCGGTCGGCAACGAGCCATCCGCGGGCACGTCGTACTTTGGCAGAGCGTCGCTGCTGTAGTAGGGCGCGTTAGCCGCCGCCTTGCGTCCGCCGGGGCCACCCGAGGCGGCGATCAGCGACTGGCGGCGCTGCAGGTATGCGTTGCGCACGAAGGAATATTTGTCGAGCGCGGCAGCGTCGATCACGTCGCCGGCACCGAGCAGGTTGGCGCGCGTATTGATCAAGTTTACGCCGAACAGGCTCCAGCTGAGTACGTCCTGGCTCACGTCGATGACCGGAATGCCGGCGCAGTCGACCGCCAAGCCCGCCGTGTCGCGCACCGTACTCGGCCCGCCGAAGGGCAGCACCACGTAGGGGCCCGAGGGCACGCCATAGTGGCCCATGGTCAAACCAAAGTCGGTGGTGTGCTTGGGCAGCTTGGCGACAGTTGCGACGTCGAATAGGCCGCCCATTGCGAACACCGTATTGATCACCACGCGCATGATGTCGCCCACGCCGTCAGCAATACGCAGCTGCACGAGGTTGTTGGCGGCGATGTAGACATCGCCGATGTTCGAGAAGAAGTGCGTCACGCTGTCGCGCACTGGCTGCGGCACCGCCCACTGGTAGGCCTTAGCTACGGGCTTGAGCGTGTAGGTGTCGACGGTGTCGTTGAACTTGTACATGGTGCGGTTGAAGCCCTCGAATGGATCACCCTTGGTGGGCGTCGTCTGGACAGTGGCGGCGCAACCGCTCATCGCGGCGACAGCGGCAACGGCCAGGACCATGTTCCTAAGGCGCAGGGTCTGCATGATGGTGTTTCCTCTTCTCTTTTTTCTGATTTCGCCGTGGGAATGATGGCATTGCCTATTGCGCACCAGCTCCCGATGCCGAGGTCGGTTTCGCACCACCCGCATCGGCTGCTTTGCTATACAGGAACTGCCCGATCAGATTCTCCAGCACGATCGCCGACTGCGTCCTCGAGATCGTGTCGCCGGCCTTCAGCATCTCGGTATCGCCGCCCGGCTCGAGCCCGATATACTGCTCGCCGAGCACGCCCGAGGTTAGGATTTTTACGGAGGAATCCTTAGGAAAGGGATATTGCTTGTCCAGCTCGACCGTCACCACCGCCTGGTAGGTCTCGGTATCTAAGCCGATCGAGCTGACTCGACCAACCACCACACCGGCGCTCTTGATGGCCGCGTGTGGCTTGAGGCCGCCGATATTGTCGAATTTTATCTTGACGGGATAGGTCGGCTGGAACGACAGCGAGCTCATATTGCCCACCTTCAGCGCAAGGAATAGCAGCGCCAGGAAACCCAGCACCACGAACAGGCCGACCCAGAAATCGAGAGTAGTCTTTTTCATCGTCATCTCTGTATTAGCCGACTAGCTGAACATCAGCGCGGTCAGCAGAAAATCGAGGCTGAGTACGGCGAGCGAGGCGTGCACGACGGTCCTGGTAGTCGCGCGCGACACGCCTTCGGGCGTCGGTTTCGCTTCGTAGCCCTGGTAGAGCGCGGTGAAGGTAATGGCGAGGCTAAACACCAGGCTTTTGAGCACGCCGTTGCCGACGTCGGACCAGACGTCGACGCCGCCTTGCATCTGTGACCAGAACGCGCCCAGATCGACGCCGATTAGCACCACGCCGACGGAGTAGCCGCCCAACACGCCGGCCGTACAAAAGATCGCCGACAAGATCGGCATGGTGATGATGCCGGCCCACATGCGCGGCGCGATCACTGTCTTGATCGGGTCCACCGCCATCATCTCGAGCGCGGTGAGCTGCTCGCTGGCCTTCATCAGGCCGATCTCTGCGGTCAGCGAAGTACCCGCGCGGCCCGCGAACAGCAGCGCGGTAATCACCGGGCCGAGCTCGCGCACCAGCGAGAGCGCCACTAGCAACCCGAGCGACTGCTCAGCACCGTAGCGGTTCAGCGTATAGTAGCCTTGTAGCCCGAGCACACAGCCGACAAACAGGCCTGATACGGCAATGATCACGAAGGAGTAATTGCCGAGGAAGTAGATCTGCTTGGTGACCAGGCTCGGGCGGCGCAGTAGCGCGAAGAACTCGAGCACCAGCCGCACGAACAGGCACGAGGCATAACCCGTGCGTTCGAGGCCGACGACCGTGTAACGACCGATTGCACTGATCATGGTAACCCTCCGCCAAGGCCGAAGTC from Burkholderia sp. encodes the following:
- the gcvH gene encoding glycine cleavage system protein GcvH → MSNVPEDLKYTDEHEWIRTEADGTLSVGLTDHAQTTLGDIVFLELPETGKPVKAGDPIGVVESVKAASDIYAPISGEIIASNLDAIDEPESVNEDAYDAWLFKIKLAPGADTTDLLDALAYSKLING
- the gcvP gene encoding aminomethyl-transferring glycine dehydrogenase; amino-acid sequence: MKLDHPDHLMNRTPLSLAALETQEAFVERHIGPDAINQQAMLDTLGFASRTALIDAVIPATIRRDELLPLGPFTLPRSQAGALDALRELANQNQVFRSFIGQGYYNAYTPTVILRNVLENPAWYTAYTPYQPEISQGRLEALLNFQQMVIDLTGLAIANASLLDEATAAAEAMTLLQRNGKPKSNRFFVADDVLPQTLEVIRTRAGPSGIEVVTGPVEQAVDADAFGVLLQYPGVNGDVRDYRALTEAVHPAGGHVVVAADLLALTVLAPPGEWGADVAVGNTQRFGVPIGFGGPHAAYLAVRDEFKRQMPGRLVGVTVDAQGKPAMRLALQAREQHIRREKATSNVCTAQALLAIMASSYAVYHGPRGLKTIALRVNRIAALLAAGVAQLGYTLVNDSFFDTLTIEAGQHASALHEAARAKRINLRHAGARQVGISIDETTTRADLVDLLAVFASVAGISAPSVDALEAVLPGAPVLPAQLERKSAYLTHPVFNRHHSETEMLRYLRSLSDKDLALDRSMIPLGSCTMKLNATSEMLPVTWPEFGQIHPFAPEEQTVGYRTMISQLEQMLVAATGYAAVSLQPNAGSQGEYAGLLIIHAYHASRGEGYRDVCLIPASAHGTNPASAHMAGMKVVVVACDEQGNVDLADLMAKAEQHAANLAAIMITYPSTHGVFEQNVREICEVVHAHGGQVYVDGANMNAMVGLIAPGQFGGDVSHMNLHKTFCIPHGGGGPGVGPVAVGAHLAKFLPNQRSTGYTRGTNGIGAVSAAPYGSASILPISWMYIAMMGANNLTVATEVAILNANYIAKRLAPLYPVLYSGPDGLVAHECILDLRPIKDSSGITVDDVAKRLMDYGFHAPTMSFPVPGTLMVEPTESESQAELDRFINAMEAIREEIRAIEEGRADREDNPLRHAPHTAAVVTANEWTHAYTREQAAFPVASLTVGNKYWPPVGRADNVYGDRNLFCACVPVSEDYA
- a CDS encoding STAS domain-containing protein is translated as MSQFSTGTTLTHASAKVALDAGLDRIAAGANAVDCAALAQFDSVALAVLLAWQRAAHARGARLNDVFNLPDKLASLARAYGIDTLLAERKIKPFASRGGGPNPDSQIQK
- a CDS encoding ABC transporter substrate-binding protein, which encodes MKKLFLIPVAAAFFLFGSAAQAQVDQSNPQMLIKIATAQVLNEVRTQALKPKDIGRLTDIVNRDILPYVDFRRTTQIVMGRNWRTATPDQQQEVIKQFKILLIRTYAGALAQLKPDQQIQYPPFRADPGETDVVVRTLAQTNGQPNQIDYRLYKSPQGWRVYDLNVLGTWLIQTYQQQFNEKIQQSGVDGLINFLTERNQQLAGGKAS
- a CDS encoding VacJ family lipoprotein translates to MQTLRLRNMVLAVAAVAAMSGCAATVQTTPTKGDPFEGFNRTMYKFNDTVDTYTLKPVAKAYQWAVPQPVRDSVTHFFSNIGDVYIAANNLVQLRIADGVGDIMRVVINTVFAMGGLFDVATVAKLPKHTTDFGLTMGHYGVPSGPYVVLPFGGPSTVRDTAGLAVDCAGIPVIDVSQDVLSWSLFGVNLINTRANLLGAGDVIDAAALDKYSFVRNAYLQRRQSLIAASGGPGGRKAAANAPYYSSDALPKYDVPADGSLPTGGAAAAGTAVSGAGRGPAAADPAWGGDAAPRLRPLRIPGTCYPRAGSERHTAFAERPILAKPAAVLIRLLFFTAGNICDGSGCNLHPVAG
- the mlaD gene encoding outer membrane lipid asymmetry maintenance protein MlaD — its product is MTMKKTTLDFWVGLFVVLGFLALLFLALKVGNMSSLSFQPTYPVKIKFDNIGGLKPHAAIKSAGVVVGRVSSIGLDTETYQAVVTVELDKQYPFPKDSSVKILTSGVLGEQYIGLEPGGDTEMLKAGDTISRTQSAIVLENLIGQFLYSKAADAGGAKPTSASGAGAQ
- the mlaE gene encoding lipid asymmetry maintenance ABC transporter permease subunit MlaE, with protein sequence MISAIGRYTVVGLERTGYASCLFVRLVLEFFALLRRPSLVTKQIYFLGNYSFVIIAVSGLFVGCVLGLQGYYTLNRYGAEQSLGLLVALSLVRELGPVITALLFAGRAGTSLTAEIGLMKASEQLTALEMMAVDPIKTVIAPRMWAGIITMPILSAIFCTAGVLGGYSVGVVLIGVDLGAFWSQMQGGVDVWSDVGNGVLKSLVFSLAITFTALYQGYEAKPTPEGVSRATTRTVVHASLAVLSLDFLLTALMFS